The Ketobacter alkanivorans genome includes the window TACCGCCGTTATATGGCGTCAACGCCCGCATGGATTCCAAAACTCAGCACCAGTGAAACAGCTTCAAGCGAGTAACAACAACTCTACAAAGCAAAGTAAACGAGACCAGCACCAAGAGGAAATTCCAATGAAAAAATTGATTCCAGCATTAGTCTTCGCAGCCGCAATTTCGTCACCTGCCTTTGCCGAGAAAGGGCACAATCATGACGATGGTAAAGAAGGTGCCATAGGCGGCATGATGATGGGTATGATGAGCCATGATCAAATGATGGCGATGCATAAACATATGCAGGAAATGCATGATCAAATGGCAAAAATCAAAAGCGAAACCGACCCGGATAAACGCCATAAGTTAATGCAAGAGCACATGGAGGCCATGCAAAAAGGCATGCAGATGATGAACCATGGCATGGGAAAAGGCATGAACATGGCCAAACACAAGAAAGAAGGTATGGCGGAAAAAATGGATGAAAAAACCATGATGAAGCGGATGAATATGATGGAGCAACGCATGAATATGATGCAAATGATGATGGGGCAGATGATGGATCACGAGTCCGAGAGCAGAAAAACACGGCGTCACCGTCATAAGAAATAGCGGGTTTAAATCCTCCGATTCATCGCAATAATGCACCCTACCAAGGAGATTGGATGAAAGATCAGGATCGTACCACACAATACGATGAGGGCAGTTTGACGCTGACCGGAACCGTGATGCTCGGCACCGGCGTTATGATCGGCGCCGGGATATTTGCCCTAACCGGGCAGATGGCCGAAATGACTGGCGCCCTGTTTCCGCTGGCATTTCTGGCTGCTGCCGTGATCGTTTCATTCAGTGCCTATTCCTATATCAAGATTTCCAATGCCTACCCCTCAGCCGGGGGCATCGGCATGTATCTCCACAAAGCCTATGGGGATCGGTTACCCACGGCCTTTAATGCCCTGTTAATGTATTTTTCGATGGTTATTGCGCAAAGTTTTCTGGCTCGTACCTTTGGCTCATATACCATGCAGTTGTTCGGCGGCGATGAGTCAGGCCGTATGGTGCCGATACTCGGCGTTGTATTAATTATCAGTGCTTTTATCGTGAACCTGCTTGGCAATCGGTTGATCCAGGGAGTTGCCGGGCTGATCGGCATCCTGAAAATTGGCGGTATTTTGATTTTTGGTGTTGTCGGTGTTTGGCTGGCGGATAGTCTGGCGGTTGATTTCAACCGTGTAGGGGAAACCGGTACGATGGCCAATTTCCTTGGCGCAACCGCCTTAGGGATTCTGGCTTTTAAAGGCTTTACGACTATAACTAATAGCGGTTCGGAAGTCATCGATCCTCATAAAAATGTTGGCCGCGCCATTATTATTTCCATCGCGGCCTGCGTGCTGATCTACACGCTGGTTGGTTTTGCGGTTGCCAGCAATCTTTCTCTGGCTGAAATCATCGAGACCCGCGACTACTCGCTGGCGGCTGCGGCCAGACCAGCGCTCGGTGAATACGGTGTATGGTTTACGGTTGCCATTGCCATCACGGCAACTGCCGGCGGTATCCTTGCCAGTATCTTTGCCGTTTCCCGTATGCTGGCGATGTTGACGGAAATGAAGCTGGTTCCTCATCGGCATTTTGGTATGCCGGGAAGCATCCAGAAACACACATTGGTATATACGGTTGTTTTAGGGCTGATCCTGACAGCGTTCTTTGATCTTTCTCGTATCGCCGCGCTGGGGATTATATTCTATCTGGTTATGGATTGTGCGATTCATTGGGGTGTCATTCGCTATCTGAAAGACGATATCAACGCTAAAGGCTGGATTCCGGTTGTGGCCATTGTATTGGATCTGTTGGCGTTGGTTGGGTTCTGCTGGGTGAAGTTAAACTCGGACCCGTTTGTTTTGGTAGTCGCATTAATCACGATGGTGCTGATTGCTCTGGGTGAGGTTTGGTTCTTGCGATCGGCTACACGAAAGCAGGAACAGCATGAGAGCCACTCCCATGAGCACCATCATTCGTAATGGGTTATACGGTTAGGGAGCATTAAATATGACCGGTAAAAAAGAACATCGTTTAGGGGTTTCTGAAGCAAACCTAGTGGTTCGTCATTTGAAGCTTGAACCGGCGGACGGCTCCCGCTTGCTCGATGCCATTGCTGAAATTGATGAACTTTACGGATTAGATGATATTTCCTTTGACGACAGGTCTCACGTACTCAACATCGCTTACGATGCATCGCGGCTTTGCCTTGATGGGGTTGAAGATGTCCTGAAAAAGCATGCGGTTGAAGTCAGCCATGACTGGTGGACGCGTTTTAAAACAGGCTACTACCGGTTTGTCGATGATAACGTAAAGGACAATGCGGGCCATGAACCCTGGAGTTGCCACCAGTCGCCACCGGGCAATAAACGCAAAAACTGATCATTTTTAAAGGGCAAAAATATGCAGATTGAAACTCTAAAAGATGTGCTCCACTGGACTCAGCAGTTTCATCACAATTTGAGTGAATGTTTATCTCATTGTGAAGACAAGAATGTAGATGAGAGAGCCAGGATAATGTTGGATTATCTGTCTGAGCACGAGAAAGTGCTAAGCGGTGTCGTGAGCGGCTTTGAGAAATCAGGAAACGAACATGCACTCAACACCTGGTGCTATGAATTTGTCAACCGGCACCCGATTACCCAACACGTACACTGCGACGCGCCGTTCGCCGAGTTGGATGCCACCCAAATCATGGAAGTGGTGTCAGACCAGCACCAACAGGTGATTGAGCTTTACCGGCATCTTGCTTCGCGGGCTGATATACCCGCAGCCAGAGAACTGCTGGAAACACTCCAGGCACTGGAAGAGCATGAAATGATGCGCATGACTCATGCGTCCAACCGGCTTGAAGATTACTGATCGGGCCCTTACACGTAACGCATCCGATGCTCAAGTTTGTTATAAAGCAACTACTACACGACAAAGCCAATACCTTTATTACCGTGTTGGCGCTGTCTGCTTCTATTGCAGTGATTGTGGTATTGCAAGGTTTCGAGCAGGGGCAATATGAACAGCTCAAGCTTGCCTCCATTAATCGTGGCTCAGACCTGATTGCCGTGCAGTCGAAAGTGAACAATTTCATGGCCACTCGCTCGGTGATTCCACAGTTGGCGCGGGAACAGATCGAAGCTGTTCCCGGCGTTAAGGCTGCGCACCCCTTAACCACGCTGCCGGTCATTTACCGGCATAAAAGCATGCAAACACCGATTTACCTTATTGTGTTTGATACCGCCGGTGGTCCATCGAATTTGCTGGCGGGCGAAGCAAAGAACCGAGGCCAAGGCATTGTTATCGATCGTTCTTTAGCCAAAAAGTACGACCTGAGCATCGGCGATGAATTCATTGTGGCGAATTTTGCGTTCAGCATATCTGGGATAACCAGTGAAGCAGCGTTCATGACACCCTTTGCGTTCATAAATTATGATGGATTGATCGATTTTTTTCTGGATTCTGATATTGCATCGGATTTGAGCACCTTTCCGCTGGTCAGTTTTTTATTGATCGAAACGGATCCCAAGGCACCATTGGAAAAAATACGGCAAACTATCGAGGGCGAGGTGACCTCGGTTGATCTGTTCACGCTTTCGGAAATGGCAAAAAATGACGTGAAGCTGGGCCAGGGATTTTATAAACCCATCCTAGGTTTGCTGGTGAGCGTGGGGTTCTTGCTGGGGTCTTTGTTGATTGGCCTGTTGATGTTTTCGGCCGCTCACCGGCAACAAAGGGATTTTGCAGTCATGTTGGCGTTAGGCTTCAAAGCCCATCATTTGTTTGGTTTCACTTTATGCCTATCCAGCGTATTGCTGTTGCTCTCGGCTGTACTTGGCTTGTTGCTTGCCGACTTTATCGGTCATTTAATTGAATCGGCGCGACCGGTTTATTATTTTGCTGTATTTCACCCTCAGGTACTTACTAAGGCAGGCATTATCGTTGGGCTCTTTGCCCTGCTGGGCGCCGTGGCCCCCTATGGGCTTATCCGCAAGTCTGACCCAATAACTGCGCTTCACAGGGCCTCCTGAAAGATGAAAATGATACTGCGATGGGGATACAAAACACTCACTATGCAAAAGGCCGCAACGCTGGCCAGCATGGTTGGTATTGCGTTTTCGTTTTTACTTGCTTTGTTCTTTGCCGCGGTATGGCAGGGTGAAACTCAGCAAATTGTCGCCTATCCCAATAAAATGAATCCCGATCTTTGGGTTATGCAGGACGGCGTATCCAACATGCACATGGCATCGTCCTTTGTTTGGGACTGGAAAGGGGAGGCGATCGCAAAGATGGCAGGTGTTGAGCAGGTGACGGGGTTTTTATATCTCAATACCGTGATACAGGTCCAGGATAACAAGCTGTTCGGTTTTGTGGTGGGGTTATCTGATGGAAAAGATCGCGCTGGGCCTTGGGCATTAAGTGATGGAAGGCACCTGGAAAACCCGGATGAGATTATCGTTCCTGATACTCTGAGTTCTGTCTTTGGTCTGGCGCAGGGCGATACGGTTCGGATAGTGGACAAGGGCTATCGGGTAGTGGGGTTTTCCAAGGGTACATATTCCTCAGCAAACCCGGTTTTCTTTGTGCTCAAGGATAGATTGCAAGCTTCTTTGTCATCCGATGGTACGCTTTCCTATTACCTGGTGGATACCGAGCCTGATGTCGATATAAAAGCGCTTCAGCAAAAGATCATGACTGAGATTGACAATATCAATGTGGTCACTCAAGCGGAATTCATTGCCAATGACTACGAAATGGCAACCCAGATGGGCGCCGAAACCATTCTGATCATGACGCTAATCTGTAGCACTCTGGCGGCGTTGATCATAGGATACGCCTGCTATTCCTTGGCGATTAAAAAGCGCAAGGAACTGGCCATTATCAAGGCTGTGGGCGCCAGGGATTACCAATTGGTTATAGTGGTTTTATTGCAGTCGATAGCCGTCACTTTACTGGCGTATCTGTTAGCTATTAATTTCCTGGTGCTGTTGAGTGTGGCGATGCCCTTGATAGCACCACAGATCACGGTGGCGCTAACGCCGTCGCTAATACTAAAACCAGTGCCATTGGCATTCGTAATCGCCGTTATCGGGTCAGTCTATCCGGCGATTAAGTTGATTAGCCTGGATCCGGCCCTGGCCTACAAAAATGGGTAATCGATGAGCATCATTTTAGAAACACGCAGTATTTCCAAATCTTTTGGGGTTGGAGCTGCTAAAGTTAGCGCCGTCGACCAAATTTCGCTCCAGATCAGAATGGGTGAAATATTACTTATTATGGGGCCGTCTGGCTCCGGCAAAACAACCTTTCTGTCAATGCTGGGGGGCCTGCTGAGTGCCGATGAAGGTGAAGTGCTCATTGATGGGGTGGATATCACGCAGTTGAAACCTTCGCAGTTACCGGATATCCGGGCCAAAACCATCGGCTTTATCTTTCAGTCCTTTAATTTGCTGGATGCTCTAACAGTCGAAGAGAATATTCTGTTTCCCGCGTCACTGCTTGATGAGAAAACGGACTCCGTAAGGCAACGTTGCGGCGAACTGATTAGAAAGTTAGGGCTACAGGATCGCCGAAAAGCGCTGCCCCAAACACTCTCAGGCGGGGAAAAACAACGTGTTGCCATAGCCCGTGCACTCATCAATCAACCGAAGGTGATTTTAGCTGATGAACCGACCGGGAACCTGGATTCCCAATCCGGCCAGGAAGTCATGATGCTGTTGCATGATGTCGCTCGGGATCAGGGTGTGGCGGTGCTGATTGTTACTCATGACCCAAGAGTAGAAGATATCGCAGATCGGATATTATGGCTTGAAGACGGTAAAATTATTGACCGCAAGGCCGAATCCCATCAATGGATAAAAGACCCGGTTTGCGGTATGCGGGTTGATGAATGGCGCGCCTTACATTTTGTGGATTATCAAAAGTCACGCTATGCGTTTTGCTCCCGCCGATGCCGTGAGCGATTTGTTGAAAATCCAGAAAAATACGTTGAGTAATGCCCGTAGTGAACTTAGTCCAGCAGCACTTCGGCCTGTTCTAAGGTGTTTTTGAGCTGGACGATGGTGTCGTCGACGCTTTCCATGTAGTCATATTTGTACTTGCTCATTTTTTCTTTGATGTGTGGGTAATCGCTAGCCATCAGGTTTCTCAGGACTAAGAGTTTGCGCTCTATTGTTTCCACTTGAAACTGTAAATTTTTTAATTGCTCTTCAGGGTTAGTCGCGGTTTGAAAATCGGACTGTCGCTGCCGCACATCACGATTATATTCCTGAATGTCTTTAATCGGGTCATGAGCCGAGTGTGAAGATGCTAATGTGGGAATGAATAGCATGCCCGCTAATGTAAACGCATGGAAAGACATAGACTTTTTCAACATAAACTCCTTTCAGTCTTTGAAATAGAAATGGGCGTCACAGGTTAATCATATGTATCAGGCATGGGTCGCCATTTAATATCAATGTTCCTCAGGCGCGCCTCGGGCAGTCAATATCTGGTATTGCGCCTCAGAGAGGGTCGGCAAACGTTGCAGGAAGGTCACCATATCCCAAATCCGCTCGTCACTGTGGGTCGGCCCCCAGGCCGGCATGCCCGATGCTTTGATGCCGTGCTTGATAATCCAGAACTGACGTTGTAACGCGGCTTCACTGGAGCCTGAATGGTTGCCATGGTCATGACCATGGGCATCTGCGGTTACCGTCAGGTTAGGCGGTGAGGGGTATAATCCGATTGAAAAATCGCTTTCGGTTTTGCCGGGCTTCAGGTGGCAGCCGGCGCACATGTCGTTATAATCAGCGCCACCGGCAAGCAAGCGTTCTGGCGAATCCAGGTTTGTCGGTATTTGAATATCACCGGTAGCACGGGCAACAGACCGCTCCCGCAGGGTTTCCAGTAGCCAGTAGGTTACTTTGAAATGGGGTACGTCTGCACCAATGGGATAAAGACCCGAATAAATAAACGCGCCCCCCGCAGCCAGTGCAAGTACACCGGCAATCATCAAGCTCTTGATAAAGTCAGCAAGCGTTGGCATGTGAATATCCTTGATTTATACGTTAGTGCCCGTGATCCAAATGCTGCTCTCCAGATGCCTTTTTGTGGCCCCGGTGATTCGCTTTGACATCGGTATCCTCTTGATGGTGCGTATCAGCCATGCATTTTTTCATCATGGCCTGCATAACGGGGTCATTGCGGTCCATTTTGCTGTGATCCATATTATTCATGGCAGCACAATCCGGTTTCTCCGCATCTTTCATGTGTTCTTTCGGGTCATGGGCTTGCGCCAGCAATGGCAAGCTCAATCCAGCAACCAATAGCATATATTTAACTTTCATGTTGTGTTCCTTTTAAGTTATTAGTGGTGACAAACCGATGCTTAGAACCAGAATTTCAACCCGGCAACAGCTTGAGTCGTTGAGCGATCTTCTCCTGCGGCACGTCGGTAATCGGCTGTATCGCCAAACGCGCCAGTCCATTCAACACCCACATAAGGCGCAAACTGGCGGCTAATTTCATAACGCAGGCGCAAGCCCAATGCGATGTCTGACAAGCCTGAGCCAATGCCATTTTCGGCATCATCCTTGCCATACAGACTCAGTTCGGCCCGAGGTTGCAACACCAACCGTTGTGTTAACGGCAGTTCGTACTCTGCTTCAGCAGCGAGTGCCGTTCGGCTGTTGTCGCCTATATAGGCAGTGATATCCAATTCAAACCAATAAGGTGCCAGCCCCTGAACGCCCAACGCCAGCCATTGACGGTTCTGGCCTTCGCTCGATTGATCGAGGCGAATACCAACTTGCGTATCGAAATAGCCATTCAGCGCACGGCCCCATAACAGATCAGTTGAGCTTTCCTCCAGGGTGTCGTCTGCGATATCGCCTTCTGCCTTGATCACCAGGCGATCATAGGTGGTGCCGTACCAGGCTTGCAGGTCATAGACGGTGGTTTCGCTGTCTTTCTGGTATTCAATTCGGTCACCCAACACGGCCCAGAACGCATGTTCATCAGCCAGTGTGAGCTGTCTCGGGCCGGGTAATGCGTAAGGGCCCTCGGTGAGGGTGTATCCTCCTGAGTAAGCATGGGGATCCCGGGCATCCGGCGGGGCGCTGCCACCTTGCATTTGCCCCATGTCATGCGTCTGAGCGCCATGATCCATTTCGGCCAATACGTAATTTGCTTGCAGATAACTAAAGGCGAGTGCAAGAGCTGGCAAGCATTTCATCGGTTTCAATCTCATGACACCACCACCTCGCGGAACATCCCCGCATCCATATGAAACAGAAGGTGGCAATGCCAGGCCCAACGCCCCAAATCGTGTGGCGTGGTTAAAAAGCTGATACGTTGCGCCGGTTGTACCGGAATGGTGTGGCGACGCACCCGCAGTTCACCCTGGTCGGTTTCAAGTTCACTCCACATGCCGTGCAGGTGCATGGGGTGGGTCATCATGGTGTCGTTCTGGAGGATGATCCTGACCCGCTCATTATGGCGCAGGGAAACTGGTGTGCTCTGTCCGAATTCAAGCCCGTCGAAAGACCAGCTATAGCGCTCCATATTACCAGTCAGATGCAATTCAAGCTCCTTCGCAGGGGGCCGACGATCAGCAAGGATACCGTCAATGGATTTGAGGTCCGCCAGTGTCAATACCCGGTGGCTTTTCGGACGCAACCCCTTTTGGCGTAGATCACGCAAGCCAATACCCGGATCATCCAGGTTGGTCCGGGGCATATCCACTCGCATATCCACGGACGGACCATACTCGGTGCGTGCATGACGAACAGTGGAAGACGGCTTTTTCAGCTGGTGTTTGCCCTGTGTCATATCATGCATATCAAGGTGCTGATGTTGGCCGTGATCCATCTGACTGTGGTCCATTCCACCATCGCTATTTCCGTGGTTCATTGCGCCCATCATATCCCTCATGGTCAACCATTCGACCGGATCCAGCTCGGGTACCGGTGCATCCAGCCCCGGCCGAGTGGCCAGCGTACCTCTGGCATAACCACTGCGATCGATACTTTGGGCGAAAATGGTATAGGCGTCTTCCCGCGGTTCGGCCACCACATCGTAAGTTTCGCCAGGGCCAAACCGGAATTCGTCCACCGTAACGGGTTCCACATCCTGACCGTCGGCCTGAATGACCGTTAGCTTTAAGCCGGGAATACGCACATCATAAAAACTGTTACTGGCTGCATTAATAAACCGCAGGCGTACCCGGTCACCTTTGTTAAACAGGCCGGTCCAGTTCCCGGCCGGTGCAGCTCCGTTCATCAGAAAGGTCATGGTAGCTGCAGACAGATCAGCAAGATCCGTGGGGTTCATCCGCATCTGGTTCCACATTCGGCGTTTTCCTAAAGCCGCCTGTAGCCCCATGCTGGCTACATCTTCGGAAAAATCGAAGAAGGTGGGCTGGCTGAAGTTATAGATATCACTTTGTACCTTTAATTTGCTGAAAACGTGCATCGGGTCTTCATCTGTCCAGTCTGAGAGCTGAATCACGTGATCCTGATCGGCAGGGTGCCGTTCACCTGTTCTGGGCTCTATGATCAGTGCTCCGTACATCCCTGTCATTTCCTGAAACCCGGAATGGCTGTGATACCAGTAGGTGCCACTCTGGCGGAGCTTAAAGCGGTAGGTAAAGGTTTCCCCCGGTGCAATACCCGGGAAACTGATGCCGGGCACCCCATCCATTTGATAGGGCAACAGAATGCCATGCCAGTGAATAGACGTCGGTACCGATAATCGATTGGTAACCCGAATAGTTACCTCATCACCTTCGCGTAACCGTAGGGTAGGGGCGGGGATTGATCCGTTAATGGTGGTTGCCATTCGGGTTACGCCGGTGAAATTGACCGGGTTTTCGGCAACGACCAGATTGATCTCGCGCCCGCTAAGGACTGGCGGGTTGTTGTGACCTCGTAGCGATGCTTTAATTTGGGCGCCGGCCTGCAACCAACCGGGCGTTAAACCCAGTACGCCGCCGATCGCTACCCCCTGCACGAAGCGGCGCCGCGTCAGGTGGTCAGGGATCCTGTTTAACGATTTGGTCATAGCGTGTCCTCTAAAGCCTCTATTCATAGTGTCACACTCGTAATGCGTACATTCTAGGGACTGAAAACTGTCAGCAGCATGACCCCAGCATGACAATGCGGTAATCCGGGTGGTCGCTACCCCAGCAAAGCCGGCTTAACGAGCATCCAGATCGCCATGCCCAGCATCATGAGATTTTCAGTAAGTGAGATAAAACCCAGCGGCACGTTGCTCTCGCCTCCCACGCAGGCACACTTCAGCTCTCTTTTGTCGATGTACACCGCCTTAAACACCGATACGGCACCGACAGCTCCGATGAACAGCGCGATCGGTATGGAAACGAAGGGCAGCACCCCGGCAATCATCAACAGCCCAGCCATACCTTCTCCATAGGGGTACACGTATCCGTAGGGCACCCATTTTTGCGCCAGGAGATCATAGTTGAGAAACATGGTGGAAAAGCCTTCCACATCGCGTATTTTCAGGTAGGCGAGACCACACATGGAAAACGCGATAAACCATTCAAAGGTGCGTAGAGATAACCATTGACCCTCGACCACCGAAGCAGCACCGGCTGCCATTAAAAAGGTCATTGAAAACAATGAGATAACTGGCCAGTAGGTGGTTTCATCCTCGCTCTTTGATGGTTTGCCAAAATAGGCTTGCAGCTCATCGAAACCGCCAATCCGATCGTCATTAATAAAGGTTTGGGGCGTGGTATCTACATTATGCTCGTTCTTGAACGCGTTGATCGCTTCACGGCTTTTCAGGTGATGATCATCAACCTCATACCCCTGACTCTCCAGCAGATGCTTGGATTTCAGTCCGTAAGGGCAGAGATGGTCGTCCATCACCATACGGTACAGTTGCGCGGTTTTAGGTGCTGACATCTTGTTTCCTCCTTAAATGGTCGCCCCCTCGCAATAGTTATTGCTAAGCCAGGAGTGTTTTCGGATAGACCGCTCATATTAACGGCAGGCAGCTTTCCCCGACATGACTCCAAGATTACAAACATGTAATCTTGGAGTCATGTTCCTGTTGGAATACAGCCGATAAGCTTAGAGCAATGTTAAAAAATGCTGGAATTTAAGGCGGTAAAGCAATGCGCTTGCTAGTGGTCGAAGACGAGGTCAAAACGGGCGATTATTTGCAGCAGGGCCTGAGAGAGGCAGGCTTTATGGTCACGTTAGCGCGTAATGGGCTGGACGGACACCATCTGGCGATGACTGAAACATTCGATCTACTGGTGTTGGATGTCATGCTGCCGGATGTTGATGGCTGGCGCATCGTCGAGTCGATCCGCGAGGCCGGGCGCCAGACGCCGGTGCTCTTCCTGACTGCTCGCGACAGTGTGGAAGACCGGGTGAAAGGTCTTGAAATGGGTGCTGATGACTATCTGGTGAAACCGTTTGCCTTCGCCGAGCTGCTGGCCCGGGTTCGCACCCTGTTACGTAGACGCACAGCGCCGGTGTTAACAGATCAGATCCAGGTGGCGGATTTAACCCTTGATCTGCCGCGCCATCGAGCAACTCGCGCCGGACGTAAAATCAATCTGAGCCACAAGGAGTTTTGCCTGCTGGAGCTGCTGGCCCGCCGCCAGGGCGAGGTATTGCCCCGGTCCCTGATAGCATCGCAGGTGTGGGATATGAACTTTGATTCCGACACCAATGTCATCGATGTGGCAATCCGCCGTCTGCGAGCCAAGATCGATGACGACTTTGAGCCAAAGCTTATTCATACGGTGAGAGGCATGGGGTACAAACTGGATGTCGAGGACGATTATGGCGAACGTTAGCCTGGCAAATCGTCGTCCGCTATCACTCAACAATCGTGTGATGCTATTCGTTGCCATTGCCATTACCCTAAGTTTGCTGTTGATTGGTTACCTGGTGCAAAAAACGGTAGAACGTCACTTTGAGGAACAGGATGCTGATGAATTGGTGGTAATTACCCATGCGGTGGAAGAGGCGCTTGAAAAAGCCAGTAAAGAGCGAGTTACACCGGAAAGTATTCTCGATAAGGCTGTCTCAGGTCATCATGGTGTGTATTTTCAGGTTTGGGATGCAAACTATCAGTTAATTTTTGGCTCAGCCGATTTCCAGCCACCAGCACATTTACCGACGCTCGCACCGTTAAGTCGCATTCATGCTGACAACTTATACCAATGGGAAATAGAGGATAAAGTGTACCGTGGTGCAATATCACTCCTGCATATTGGTGATGCTCGTTATCGGGTTGTCGCTGCTATCGACATGGGCTTCCATATTCATTTTCTGGAGAGCTTTAGCCACACGCTCTGGCTCATTATGATCCTGGCAGGAGTCGTGAC containing:
- a CDS encoding heavy metal response regulator transcription factor; the protein is MRLLVVEDEVKTGDYLQQGLREAGFMVTLARNGLDGHHLAMTETFDLLVLDVMLPDVDGWRIVESIREAGRQTPVLFLTARDSVEDRVKGLEMGADDYLVKPFAFAELLARVRTLLRRRTAPVLTDQIQVADLTLDLPRHRATRAGRKINLSHKEFCLLELLARRQGEVLPRSLIASQVWDMNFDSDTNVIDVAIRRLRAKIDDDFEPKLIHTVRGMGYKLDVEDDYGER